In the genome of Dehalococcoidales bacterium, one region contains:
- a CDS encoding twin-arginine translocation signal domain-containing protein has translation MPEKENVTETGQISRRQFLKNAGIVVGGTAVGSSFILAACKGDAEEVTKTVTVTTATAKFKCPYDGQEFDTYAAL, from the coding sequence CAGAAACCGGGCAAATCTCCAGAAGGCAGTTTTTGAAGAACGCCGGAATCGTTGTCGGCGGTACCGCCGTCGGTTCCTCGTTCATTCTGGCAGCCTGCAAGGGAGACGCAGAAGAAGTAACCAAGACGGTTACGGTTACTACCGCTACTGCCAAGTTCAAATGCCCTTATGATGGTCAGGAGTTCGATACCTATGCTGCCCTCC